A genomic segment from Plasmodium sp. gorilla clade G2 genome assembly, chromosome: 3 encodes:
- a CDS encoding lysophospholipase,putative: protein MVENERFYEENKLCNYIDGGPKHDSFYNKDGLLLRNYSWIVKNAIGIIILVHGLYSHARLGFLKHNINIINNHEAVLNDSDNYYIYKDSWIEEFNKNGYSVYGIDMQGHGESDGYNDMKHHVNNFDDYVYDLLQYIMLINSSLYIEDEQNNIYKKDDEQNINVRIPPIYLIGFSMGGNIVLRALEILGKSKELQKRLNIKGCISLSPMISVNRLGSIDSFKFNYFFKPLIKIASFLFRLMRLPFMDKIRFPNNSYVNDIYILDKIRFHKGMTFKLCYELIRGMQNLNDNINDIPEDIYLYFIHSMKDCVCYYEDSVSFFDRLYNNNKELLSIDNVDHVIPMEPGNEEVLKKIISWLSEVQERQKLKHIN from the coding sequence atggtTGAGAATGAACGTTtctatgaagaaaataaattatgcAATTATATAGATGGTGGACCAAAACAcgattctttttataataaagacGGTTTATTATTAAGAAATTATTCTTGGATAGTTAAGAATGCTATaggtattataatattagttCATGGTTTATATTCTCATGCAAGACTAGGGTTTTTAAagcataatataaatattataaacaacCATGAAGCTGTATTAAATGATagtgataattattatatatataaggataGTTGGATAgaagaatttaataaaaatgggTATTCTGTATATGGCATTGATATGCAAGGTCATGGAGAATCTGATGGATATAATGATATGAAACATCatgtaaataattttgatgattatgtatatgatttattacaatatattatgttaattAATAGTTCGTTATACATAGAagatgaacaaaataatatatataagaaagaTGATGagcaaaatataaatgttagGATACCtcctatatatttaataggaTTTTCTATGGGTGGAAATATAGTTTTACGTGCTTTAGAAATATTAGGTAAATCAAAAGAATTGCAAAAAAGATTGAATATAAAAGGATGCATATCGTTATCACCAATGATTTCAGTTAATAGACTTGGATCCATAGattcatttaaatttaattatttttttaaaccattaataaaaattgcttcatttttatttagatTAATGAGATTACCATTCATGGATAAAATAAGGTTTCCAAATAATTCATAtgttaatgatatatatattcttgaTAAAATTCGCTTTCATAAAGGTATGACATTTAAACTTTGCTATGAGTTAATAAGAGGAATGCAGAATTTAAATgacaatataaatgatatacctgaagatatatatttatattttattcattcaATGAAAGATTGCGTTTGTTATTATGAGGATTcagtttctttttttgatagactttataataataataaagaactTCTTAGTATAGATAATGTGGATCATGTGATTCCTATGGAACCTGGAAATGAGgaagttttaaaaaaaatcatttcTTGGCTTTCAGAAGTTCAAGAAagacaaaaattaaaacacaTTAATTAA